GGCTTTTCTCAGTTGTCTCATTGAATTTGTCTTCCTGAAAATAAGAATAATCACggttacaaatattttatctaaaatttaaCCATAAGCTTTACATCAATGTGTAAAATAGCATTTCTTATTTCTATGGTATTTTCAAACTCTCATTATTACACTAAATTCAGGACACTTTTTACAAGCATGTGCAAGAActtagtttttttaattatatatataaaaatatatttcttgctAAATTTAAAAGTCCAAATTTTTTATTATCATCTTGTACATATTTCAGAGACTTCCAAATtacaaaatagaattaaaattgtATGTTGAAAATAGTAACATTCAATTGTCACTTTGAAGTGGCAAGAGCAgttgttatctccatttttaagTAAAGGCAACAGGCCTTGTGAAATTAAGTGACTTACCCAGAATGCCCCAGCTAGTAAGTGTTgttacagaacattttaaatcATGTTGCTCTTTATGATTTTTTCATTGTTTAGATTTGGAACTTAAAACCTCCAAcagttttcttcaaatatttgatggACTATCTCTCATGTGGCATAAAATTGGACATCTTCTGAGTGGCCACCAGACAGAGAACTAAACGCCAGTGGATGGCTATTGTGGAGCAAATTATATCTCCATGAAAAGAGAGAATTTTCTAGCACTATGAttaatttaaggatcagaaacaGACTACCTCATTAGGGACAGTTACAGAGCAGGGATCCAAGTCTTATTCCATTGCTCAAATTTGAATGGGTGTAAACTGGTGTTTGTGGCAAGTGAAAAAAAGTTTTGATAAAGCAAAAGTAGCATATatcaaaggaatgagaaataaataaaaaaagtcaaattattaatttctctaatatataagaaatacataTGAATTTATATGAAAAACACTAATTtcaacaggaaaatgggtagTAAACATGAAcagatttttcacagaaaatgTGTAAATAGCTAAAATCATATGGaaaaaatttaacataatttaaaaatcaaataaaggttttttaaaaacacaaccaCTGTTATTTATATATGAATCTAGCAAAGTTAATTTCCACGTGCAGTGTTGGTAAAAGTGACATTGAAATGAGCATTTCCAAGCACTGTTGTGGGGCTAGACACCAGCAACAACTTTCTAGACAGTAATTCAACAATTCGTGTCCAATGTTTTCTTAAAGTTCATATATTTTGATCCAATAATTTTCCTTCTGATAATCCATATAATAAAAAAgtcataaatattaataaagataaacTGAAGGAGATGCTCATCTCAGGGTCacttacaaaatgaaaaacaccCTAAGTAAACATCCAAAAAGTCAAATACACAGTAGGAAAtcagttaaataaattacataattatGATGGGATACCGtcatttaaaaagaagtttattttgaaGTCTGTTTAATGACATAAAAAGTTTTCTATACTAGACACAAGAAGAGTCAAGGACTAGCTTCCCTAGAGGGAACACAGCCCTTCTGACACCTGACGTTGGCCCCATGAGACTCATTTCAGGCTTCTGGCCtcttgtgagagaataaatttttgttggtttaagcCGCTCACTTTGTGGCAATAACAGGAAACCAAGGAAGCACAatttataacaacaacaacaaaaaagttttctATGATACCAAATAAAAAAACAGGTCAAGACATTTTCTAGGAATTATgccaatcttattttttaaaatacacatatatatacatatatgtactgAAGAGTTGAACACAAATGTTAATTATAGCTATTTCCCAGTGGGAGAATCAGAAAAGGGTTTTTTGCAACCTTTGGTGCTTTCCTAATAGTCAACAACAATCAATCATTACTTTTGAAATCATAAAGAATCCAATATGGcttaataaaatacagaatattttcctAGTCATCTACAACAATCATTACTTTTGAAATCATGTAATATCCAATACGGcttaataaaatacagaatacataaagaaaaatgtaaatttaaaatgtttaatgggAAGACTTTTTTGAATTAACACATTGGATTAGTAGTCCAAAACATTATGCATCAGCCAAACTGATGACATTGGCCTTCCCGATAATCTTCTAAGGCTGAATCTACAGTAGACTCAGATTAGTCAATCACATTTTCTACCCCCTAGACTGCAGCAAAACTCTGATAtcaatttttaagtgttttatagttgttcttttttgattttctgaaCCTGCAACGATGGAACCTACCGCGTGACGGTAACAACCTGGAGGGTTTTCTGTGTTGCAGCAATTTCTCAGGAGATCTTTGTATATTTGAACAATTCTTAAAAGCTCTGGTATAGACAGGTCTGGATGTCTCCTTGAGTATTCAAAAGTAAACCTGCAATGTGTAAAATTTTGTATATTAGAAATTAGAGAAAGAGCAAAAAACCCAATTCCGCTATTTTGTAATCCAGTCAGATCTAATACTGACTCTGCTTTCAAAAGCTAATTTTCTCCTCTGGCTTGGTCACAGAGTAATTTAAGAGGCCATTTTGGCTATAGAAGATCGTTTTACAAAAGTTCTCTTCCATGGTACGTTTTAGATTAACAATAGCTTTTATTTGAGAAGACAGAATTAGTAGAATTATTTGGAACTAATTATTGGAATGATTTAATCTATGAAACATTGGAAATAATAAATTgtgaatatactttaaaaaatacatattgcatataattatgtttaaaaatgcaTTCAGATTTCCAACTTGAGATGCTGGGAATATGGCTTCCTTCCCACCCACAGTGTGGTCTTCGTGAGAGACGGGGAGCGGGCTTTGCCCATTACTCCATCCTGTCACTTGCCAACTATGGGAGTGTTTACCCCTTCAGCTCCAAATCACTGGCAGTGGCTTCCAAATCCTCTGTCAAGGACTTCAAGAGCATAGGTGGGTGTGatttggaaagaaagagagaggaacaaGGCTAACAGTTATTAAGCCCTTAGTAGGTGCTAGGCACTGGATCAAACTTTGGGCATAACAGATATAGATGTGCTTCTTGGACTTTATAAAcactttctcatttcatttcacttaGTCCCCAAAATACGTACTGTTTTACAACTGAGGAAACTAAATCACAGACTGGTTAAGCACCTTCCTATCAATGGAAGATATAAAATTTGACCCTAAGTTCACTGGGATGtttactccattcttttttttaccAAGCTAACTCTTTTCTCAAGACAGAGATGTCATCTCAAAGTACCTCAGCTGGGCTATTTACAGTCTTCATAAAAAATGAATCTCATCTATTCATTCACAGTAAGTTCAGATCTTCCATGTTTTGTGAGAGCAATACCTCACAAGTTTTTCATGACCAGGTAACTCTTTtcatcccctccccacccctattTTTTTCAGGATTTGACCTTCTTGATTAATCTTGGTTTTTCTGACACCATCTCTCCAGATTCCCATTTGCTTTTTCAATTCCATTTGTGAGATATATTCCCATATCCCATGGCAGTGGTGCTTAATGTTAAGAGAATCAGGGCTCCTCTTAATGTCTGATGTAAGCCATGGACTTCTTCTCCGGGAGGGCCGGGGggaacacacacacccacacctaaAAACGTGTCTCAAAATACTGCGAAGAAAAATCCCTGGAAGCTTACTCTATGCTGGAGAAGCCACTGGGGAGTTGCCTAAAATGTTCACATCCAGAAAGACTCTACCTTAAAACACTGAGCACTCTGACTTGGCATGCTCACTGCTACTCTATCATTTCTCCCCATGTTTCAAACACTTTTTATGTTGTAATAGTGACGATtataaaaatggcttttatctatCAAACATATATGTCAGGTACAATCTATCATTTTGTTTAATTGAACTTGATTTAATATCCACAACCGTGAGAAGCCATAGAGGACAGTAGTTATAAGACCAGGAGTTTGGAGCCACACTgcttgcatttgaatcctggccACACCAcatgtgtgactttgggtaagttacctaacctctctgtgcctgttttattatctgaaaaataaagactaTAAAAGTATACTAACTTCGGagggttgtttttaaaatttggttggttaGTAGATGAGAGGCACttaaaatttagtaaatattcagtaaatattagctgttattatGTCCTAGTTTTCAAGCCAGATTCCCTTCCAGAGCTACAGGTTCACATATAAAATTATCTTCTGATAGTCCCAATTAGTTATTCTACTGGCATCTCAAAGTCAATGtgatcatactttttttttcatacttaAACATATTATCTTTCTCACAAAACCTGCTGCTTTTTCACATTGAATGGGAAAACTACCTACCCAGTTATCCAAGCCCTAAACTGGGATTTTCTTCAGATGAAGTGTCTAAAAACTGAAAGTGAATTTGTCCTTCTTCGTTCTTCCATTAAAACCATTCAGTGGCATCCCATTACTTAGCATGCCTGCATGATCTGGCCCCACCTACCTCTCACCATGCTGGTCTCTCGCTGCAGATGCCTTACTCACAGCCATATACACAACAAACCATTATATACTTCAATTCATGCTCTACCTTCTCTATCTAGATTACCAAAATTTCTTCAAGTACTACTCCCTATCAAGCCTTTCCAGGGTCCCCATATACAACTGACCATTTCTTCTTCTGTTCCCTTGCATTACCTAGAACAGGGTgctattagaaataaaagaacattttttgcacttatttatttatgtttgtctcTTCTCACTTTATACTCTCTATAGATGAAGGCTTcctggagataaaaaaaaaaaaaaaaacagtaaagtcCCTGGATTATATTACATTACTAATAaactttaaattaataatttttttttttgagacagtctcactctgtcgcccaggctggagtgcagtgcgtgatctcggctcacggcaacttctgcctcccaggttgaagcaattctctgcctcatcctcccgattagctgggattacagatgaatGAGTATTCTTGTATGAATTTTATATATgacaaaaaaaaagcacagaaaggTTAACTTGTCCCAGCAACTCAACCAGAACTCAAATATAGTCCCTGTGGCTCCAAGTTCACTAGACTTCCCCTTAACAGTTGTAGATGGCATAGCAGAGCAGTTAAGCCTGCAACTTGTTAGGCCAGGCTTCCTGGAGTCAAATTCTTACTCTGTCACTTTTTAGCTGTGAATCTGAACAATTCACTTCATTGTATCTCAGCTTGCTCATCTGAAAAATAGGGAGAAATTGTACTTATTTTGTATGATTGCTGTAAGAATTAAAATAGTTTATCTGTATAAAGTATATAGTATAgtcccatgcctggcacatattaagtgctcaataaatgctggccattattttaataatacagttgtttttttcttaaaattatgtgAAAACTATACTCTATagccatgatttttaaaaaattatatgatacCTAGTGAAATAAACGGTACCATGTCCTTCCACCTAAATTAGCAACAAAAGTCAAATCTTATTAGTTTCTTTCTGTTTGCCTTATAAATTCAATAAAGAGTTATATTACTTCGCAAAGAAGGTGTCTGGGTCAGCATCTCGTTCTTGACACACATTTTCACTGTCAGTAAATTTTGCTTCTCTTAGAGATAAATCCTTTGGTCTATCATCTTTATTTGAGTTAATTATGCACTGGCCACGCTCTGGTATTTTCTTTTCACAGCACTCTTTGATTTTGCTGGAGATAGAATCTTGTTTTGAACAAATATGGTTCATAACCTTGCTCTGTACCAAATAAGAatgagagataattttactttcagGCTGGGTTTTCTTCCAGTATGGAATGATGGCATGCAAAACTAGTCACGATCACAGCATCTGGAATCACTTcatcaattaatttgctagataatatttgtttaaattaaattttggATTTACTTAATGCACATGAAGTTTTACACTAAAATTCTCAGGATTTAAGATGATATAATTATTGAAAACTAGGCTGTACTATAGATTCACATCCATTATTAAGCATTAGTCTTTTAAATAACCCTCCTACATTGATACATTTACATCTTATATTCTAAGTGTTGTTTCTTTTCCATAAGAGTCCACCCACGTTTTCAGTGGAGGCCACCAAAGACACGTTACTATAATATCTATAATCCTGGTCTTCTCTTGTGGCTAAGCACATGGCAaaatcacaataaatatttgataagtaaatgaaagaatgacAAGTGAGTGAACTACAGCAACTACCAGATGACGATTCATCAAATATAAGAAGCTATTCCACTCATGGTATCATTTTCTAATGGATATCATTCATCTGAAGCTGTTCAGGTTGGCAAATACTGCTCAAATAGACAACTTTACTCTGTCCCCATCCCTACCATTTTCCCCAGTTCTAACCTCTACATAAGAGTTGGGAATTAGAGAGAGGGTGGGGTTATCTTATTTACACATtagttgaataatttttaaaaactgatcttGGCCCTTCCAGAATCTAGAATGAGACTGCACATTATTTCCACTCTCCGTTCCAGCCCCACTTGAATTATGTTGAGTTACAGCAACACACTAGATTATTTCAAGACTTTATGACTTTACTCAAGCTATTTCCACTGACTGGGATCTTCTGGTGAACATGGAGGATAAGGAATAAGATGAAGCTCAGGACtgaggtaaaaaataaaatggggatcGGCACCATGTTTCCAACAAACCGCATAGAAGCAGGAAGCCAATCTTCAAAAAGGTATTTACATCTCATGTAATGCCATCATTGTTCTAGGTAGAGCATCTCTTATCCTCTGGGAAGTTACTTCTATTTTCAGTTAACTGTAATTCAATTCCTCTTATTTCTCCagaaagacattaaaaagaaggaaatttgagACATAATCCCTTAATCTAAGCCTCAAATTTCACAGAAAATCTATAATTATATCCTAATTCAGTACCTTAGATTTCACATTATAAAACTTACAtcagtcaggagatagagaccatcctggctaacacagtgaaaccccgtctctactgaaaatacaaaaaaaattagaggtgtgtggtggcaggcacctgtagtcccagctactcaggaggctgaggcaggagaatggcatgaacccaggaggcggagcttgcagtgagccgagatcacaccactgcactccagcctgggcgacagagccagactccatctcaaaaaacaaacaaaatcctacATCACCACGAACAATCaagcaatacaaaaataaatcacaaaggaGATTGCTTTAACTTGGGTACAgttaggagaaaaaataattattgggaACAGCTGTTGTCCATTgtttgaaataaacatttatcaataCCCTAAAATTCAAGTTATTTAATGAACATGCTATCTTCACTGTAAGCCTAAAAgtcaaatctttctttctttctttctctctttctttcttttttttttttttggaaataagaTTTCATTCTGTTGTTGAGGGTGTtgggattatagctcactgtactgtatcctcgaactcctggactcaagcaagcctccctccttagcttcctgagtcctgagtagctgcaattacaggtgcaaGCTATCATACtcagtcattttttaaataaaattatattacctTTGAATGcatgagcaatttttttttcacttcaagTTTCAGGATACATGTACAGATGTGCAGCATgtacaggcttgttacataggtatacgggtgccatggtgatttgctgcacctgtcaactcgtcacctaggttttaagccccacatgcatgaACTACTTTGATGCTCTCCTTTCAGCACCCAACCTCAACCCAACAAGCCCCGGcttgtgttgttcccctccctgtgtccatgtgttctcattgttcaactcccacttatgagttacAGCAGAAAACATGAACAATTCAAACTATGCCAACAATATTCGTACCAATACTTTTCCTTGGAAAATCACTTTAAaggtttccagaggctgggaattggggagatgttggttaaaggacacaaaatttcattAGGACAGAAGGAATACATTCAAGAGATCTCTTGTACATCACAGTGACTCAATGATGAATTCCTACCACTATATTGAGTACTTTAAAATTGCTAAGATTTGGagtattctcatcacaaaaaaaaagtatatatgcacatacatatatatcatgttgtataccatgagaatatacaatttttaattgtCAGTTAAAggcaggaaaggaaagggaacgtggaaagaaatgaaagggaaaaggTGGGGGACAGGAAAACAGAAGGGAGAAGGTAAGGAAAAAGGAAccgaaagagaaagggaaaagaaaagttaaattaaTGTATCCACTTATTTGGAAGGACTATACCTGAATTGCATAAGGAAGCTCAGGGAAATCAGCTCTTAAAAACATAATGTTAACAAGTCATTCCTTGAAATTTACTATTTGTTTCTAACCTCTCTAAAAGAGGATTTATAACGTAAGAGAAAACTTCAATCTGTACTAAATGAActttgaaaaatttgaaatttctgAAGTTTTACATCAAGACATTTAGCCATATAATATACAATCTGCTGAGTAATCTTTAAAAATTCCAAGTATAAAAAATCCcaaaagtttatttataaaaatgtttgtatttcattttatgcttTCATTCAAAAGTTAAATCACATTCTGATTTCATTGTGGCAAAGTAACCACACATCAGGGCAACTtgagaataaaaaaatgataGTTGCCAAAAACCACTATTTTAACTTGGTTTTAGAGAATATTTACCGTGTCACGGATGCACTGCACAACATCCCCTTCACAGCATCCATCATAGTTGGAAGAAACGTCTTCTACAAGAGAAATAAGCTCCTTAAATTCAATCTTGGGGAATTTTTGACTGAGTACCGCAATATATCTGGAAAGAGAATTGATAAAccacaaaaataatttgaacagCAAGTAGAACAAGTGGGAGTAATTTGCTAATATGATATGAATAGCTACAAAAAGTATTGCCaccattgttgttgttgtttttatagaAGTCATTATCAAATAGTTGGTGCACAGCCTACATGATCACTTTGAAAATCTTAGGGTGATATTTTAAGAACCCCAAAGTCCTGGatgtgagcaaaaaaaaaaaaaactgagagatGTGCTTTCTTCCATAATTATTACAGCAAGACATGCTGTGTAAGGCCACCACTTCCTATTGTAAGCTCGTGGCAGGCATAGATAATTCATGATAGAACTCTTTCCTGCTGATCTACTTGAAATCTCAAAATTTTTCTCAAGACATTGCCTTAGCACCCGTTACTAATTGATTAGGGTGAGCACTAGAGATAAAATTTATCTTTGCAAGGCTGTCTTCTCATTGTTAAAGTCAAAGACCAATGGATGAATTATTTCTAAAGCACTTGTGGGTTTTAAAACCCTGGTTTGAAACTCCCAGACCAGTTCAGATTCCCAATTAACCTAAATATGTCTCAGACACAGCCACCATTCTCTTTTCGGTCTCCCCACCTCCCAAAACTTCTCTCATCTTAGCCTAATGTCCTGGTCCTGAGCTATCTAAGTAGGCTCAGACTCACCCCAAAGCTCCTGGGTACTaggaagaatataaataaaaagtcatCAACCATTTAACAAAAATGGGACACAGACAAGGAAATGCAAGCAGAGACAAGATATATAGTATAAAACTCACATAAAGTGTACGACTTTGGTTCCAAATTTCAAAAGTGCCCCACAGACATGCTTTTGATAAgaagaaaatgcttttaaatattgTGTGACAGGTATTGcctgaagaagaaagagaaaattctttTGAAACAATAGCAAAATCtcactattttcttattttttaatcacaTTTCATTCAAACTATTACAAAATTTGTTCAGAGACAGAAAATCTACAggatttttatttcagtaaacaCACGTATTAAAAGAAATATGCACTTATGGCACATACAAAGGTAGGACCAGTCTTCCTGATGATTGAATTGCACTTGGTAAAAAGGTGCATAAGTGCTCCCTTGGTGGGGCAGCATGCTGTGAGCTTGGCCATCTCTACTGAGATTATTCCAGTATCTTTTATCTTTggcaatttgtagtcttttgactaaaaataacattttagtcaaaagactacaaattgccaaagataaaagataaaatgtcaTCTTTCACCCTGGGCATTCACTCACCAGGGCTTCCTtccaatttacaaagaaaacaaagccaGAAGAGAGACCCTGAAAATGACTGACTGTCTTTCAAGAGTCTCAGGTAAAGAGAATATTTAGATCAGCACCTGGTGACCAATGGTTTGAAAATCACTGAATGTGACAAGAGAACATCATATATGGTAAGCAAGCCTTTTGCTATAATACAAGTCAGTGTCTGGATCTGTggtatttcttttcctcttcatgAAACAAATGCTATACCCACCCTTGTTTGAAAGCAGTtgactttgttttgttcttcaCAACATGATTTGGCCACCTCCTCAAAGTGAGCAACAACAGTTAGAAGTGTAGGGGCGAAGACAAACGGGTTCCTTCTGGCAACTTCATataaaaagctataaaaaaataaaaatgaaagcgaGAAGAAGGGCGAGGGAAGAAACAGGAAGCAATGAATGTAagacaagggaagggaagggaagggaagggaagggagggtaagatgggaaggaaaagaaaaaatagagacaagaaaAGCTAGTTgtaaaacaaggtaaaaggaaGAAAGGTTTCCAGTTGTAGAAAACTTCAATATAAGGCAGCATTATCCAGTTCCTGATAAGAGTCCTTTGAAGTCCTTATCATTGAAGTTGCTAACTCCAAAGTAGGAATGATGATTGCAATTCTAATCCCAAACACTGAACTGTGGGTATTCTCCCTCCATCCACATGCTACCAGCTGGTCAGCAGTTCTCTCTTCCATGTTCAAAGAACAGCTATCTATACACACTCCATCTGAGATTCAGGGGtcctgtttactttttttcagaTGAACTTGTGTTTTAGATTTAGATTTCAAGGAGCATACCAACCTTCCAGAAAAAGTCTCTGTTTCTGCAATGACAGCACTATATTAAAAACAGATGTTTTACTAAACATCCTGTAATTGAATGACTGCCTGAGGTGAAAACAGCAACTTCCCCTTGGGAAGAGTATATTATTTCCTCTACTGTGCATCCTACCAATTTAACACCATGCACACACCTCTGCTCTAGGACTTACCAATTAAAAGATAAAGTTCATTAATATAAGGGTCTTGTAAGCAGGGTCCATATCTTGATCATAGTTATATCCTGAACACTGAGCACAGTATCTGACATACAGTatgttttgaatgaatgaaacagtCAGTCAATAAATTAATGAACCCAGccatatttatttgagataggtaTTAGATTCAGCCTAAGACTAATTCTCCAACTGGATCATTTTTTACTAAGATTAAACTTACTGATTTAAAAGGGATTCTCTGTTACTTTCATAAGCCAGGCATTTCTCTTCAGGATCCAGGGTAGGGAAAGGAGGCAGAAATCCCACATCAGCTTTCTTGTTATAGAAGAAACAGAGTCTTCTTTCAGCATCAACCTTACTGCAGCAGTGTGAAAAATTATGCTTTTGTGGTAGCCCCTCCATAGCACatattttttcctgtaaaatattattctatacaacagagaagaaaaggacAATTTTTAGTCATGGTAAAGTAAAGCTTCTGTACTCGCTGAGAAAACACAATGAATAATTTTCCCATTACCAACAGagctccttccctttctccttctcctctccttccccttccccttcccttcctcctccctcctcccctcctctttct
The nucleotide sequence above comes from Symphalangus syndactylus isolate Jambi chromosome 10, NHGRI_mSymSyn1-v2.1_pri, whole genome shotgun sequence. Encoded proteins:
- the AFM gene encoding afamin, coding for MKQLKLTGFIFFLFFLTESLTLPIQPQDVDNFKSTQKFIEENVEYITIIAFAQYVQEATFEEMENLVKDMVEYKDRCMADKTLPECSKLPNNILQEKICAMEGLPQKHNFSHCCSKVDAERRLCFFYNKKADVGFLPPFPTLDPEEKCLAYESNRESLLNHFLYEVARRNPFVFAPTLLTVVAHFEEVAKSCCEEQNKVNCFQTRAIPVTQYLKAFSSYQKHVCGALLKFGTKVVHFIYIAVLSQKFPKIEFKELISLVEDVSSNYDGCCEGDVVQCIRDTSKVMNHICSKQDSISSKIKECCEKKIPERGQCIINSNKDDRPKDLSLREAKFTDSENVCQERDADPDTFFAKFTFEYSRRHPDLSIPELLRIVQIYKDLLRNCCNTENPPGCYRHAEDKFNETTEKSLKMVQQECKHIQNLGKDGLKYHYLIRLTKIAPQLSAEELVSLGEKMVTAFTTCCTLSEEFACVDNLADLVFGELCGVNENRTINPAVDHCCKTNFAFRRPCFESLKADKTYVLPPLSQDVFTFHADMCQSQNEELQRKTDRFLVNLVKLKHELTDEKLQSLFTNFRNAVDKCCKAESPEDCFNEESPKIGN